Proteins from one Desulfocurvus vexinensis DSM 17965 genomic window:
- a CDS encoding MarR family winged helix-turn-helix transcriptional regulator, which produces MDTCPPTTGVTPLFKAHAMNAILFARELRQTMDEMFKPYGMSSSRWMALAILKDALEPLSQKELALRMDIEGATLVRIIDALERDGWVRRAVSPLDRRIKLVSMEPKAQEFVRIFMDAMQRLNKALYGGIPEARVRDSVALLESLRCNLQSFSEDLREDAPA; this is translated from the coding sequence ATGGACACCTGCCCCCCGACCACCGGCGTCACCCCGCTTTTCAAGGCCCACGCCATGAACGCCATCCTCTTCGCCCGCGAGCTGCGCCAGACCATGGACGAGATGTTCAAGCCCTACGGCATGAGCAGCTCGCGCTGGATGGCCCTGGCCATCCTCAAGGACGCCCTGGAGCCCCTGTCCCAGAAGGAACTGGCCCTGCGCATGGACATCGAGGGCGCGACCCTGGTGCGCATCATCGACGCCCTGGAGCGCGACGGCTGGGTGCGCCGCGCGGTCTCGCCCCTGGACCGGCGCATCAAGCTGGTGTCCATGGAACCCAAGGCCCAGGAATTCGTGCGGATCTTCATGGACGCCATGCAGCGGCTGAACAAGGCCCTGTACGGCGGCATCCCCGAGGCCCGGGTCCGCGACAGCGTGGCCCTGCTCGAAAGCCTGCGCTGCAACCTGCAATCCTTCTCCGAGGACCTGCGCGAAGACGCCCCGGCCTGA